The following are from one region of the Corylus avellana chromosome ca1, CavTom2PMs-1.0 genome:
- the LOC132164089 gene encoding cytochrome b561 and DOMON domain-containing protein At3g25290: protein MGRLCFSCGAVLGVLAVALLVAPGEALNCTSQKFTNKEVYPNCTDLPHLTANLHWSFNVSNSSLSVAFVAPPAKPGGWVAWAINPTKTGMAGAQALVAFKSNGTVTIQTFDIKSYNFSQSGLKLSYEVWDLSAEESGGTIKIFGKWKLPAKTEKVNQVWQVGPGLSPLGYPMVHAFEAENLAAKAVLQLVGQAAAISPASEPNASAPGPNGSAPGSNGSAPASGAPRGRGELGVGISMAVFMILGSLIA, encoded by the coding sequence ATGGGTAGGCTTTGTTTTTCATGTGGAGCGGTCCTGGGGGTCTTGGCGGTGGCTTTGCTGGTGGCGCCGGGGGAGGCTCTCAACTGCACTTCTCAGAAGTTTACGAACAAAGAGGTGTACCCCAACTGCACAGATCTCCCTCATCTGACCGCCAACCTGCACTGGAGCTTCAACGTCTCCAATTCGTCGCTGTCGGTGGCATTCGTGGCGCCGCCGGCGAAGCCGGGGGGCTGGGTGGCGTGGGCTATCAACCCCACTAAAACCGGCATGGCTGGGGCCCAGGCCTTGGTGGCCTTCAAATCCAACGGCACCGTAACGATCCAGACCTTCGACATCAAATCCTACAATTTCAGCCAATCCGGGTTGAAGCTGTCTTACGAGGTGTGGGACCTGAGCGCCGAGGAATCCGGCGGGACCATCAAGATCTTCGGCAAATGGAAGCTGCCGGCGAAGACGGAGAAGGTGAACCAGGTCTGGCAGGTGGGTCCGGGATTGTCCCCGTTAGGCTACCCTATGGTACACGCATTTGAGGCCGAGAATCTCGCCGCAAAAGCGGTCCTGCAGTTGGTCGGCCAAGCGGCGGCCATCAGCCCTGCCTCCGAACCTAATGCGTCGGCTCCCGGACCTAATGGGTCGGCTCCCGGATCCAATGGGTCCGCTCCTGCATCTGGGGCTCCAAGAGGTAGAGGGGAACTCGGTGTGGGTATCTCCATGGCTGTATTTATGATTCTTGGGAGTTTGATTGCTTAG